The window CCCATAGCGGCAATAGCGCAAGCGAATTTGTCACCGTGAGCATTGGCGTTGCCACAGTGCCCCCGGGGATGTCGACATCGACAGTCAAGGACCTGGTCCGTCTCGCAGATCACGCCCTCTACGCGGCAAAAGATGCGGGACGTAATCGCGTCAGCGGACCACTGAGTGTGGCTCCCACGACCCAGCCAGAACAGACGCCTGTTGCGTGAATTGCGAAGTCATGGGGGCGGTGCGCACCTCGCAGGCTCTGCTCCGCTGAAACACGGCATATTGGCCGAAGCGCACGTGGTGCATGAGGCGCGCGAGCCACATCAGGATGCAGCAAGGCGGCGTCACCACCGAGGCTGATAAGCGTCTTTGCCGGGCAAATGCGGTTGTAGAAAATGACTAGATCCCCCGATCGAACCCAGGCGCCTCCGCTCATGGCGTGGCGGTTCGTCGCGAAGGCCAGGATCCTGACATCGCCAGAATTCGGCCGGGCAACGCGGCGCGCATTCCGGGAGACCGCTGAGGGCCCTACTTCAGCGCGGTAGGAAATAATTAACCGACTCGCGCTGACGTGCCGCGATGGACGACATGATGTCGGAGATCCACCTGTGCCCCCGCCGAACCGTCGCATTACCCTCCAGTCGCAGATCAAAAAGCGATCCATCAATCTGGGCGGGCACAAAACATCCATATCCATGGAGGACGAATTCTGGGAAGCATTGCGCGCGCTCGCTCGATTGAACCAAGAGTCGATCCAAGCGCTCATGTTGCGGATCGACAGCGAACGTGAAGGGCCAAACCTGTCCTCCGCGCTTCGGCTCGAGGTTCTGAAGGAAGCTCGCGCGGGCAAACTGCCGGAGTTCTCTGGTAACTGACACTCCCCGGCCATTTTTTGATGGTCGGGCAGGTCTGCCCGTGTCAGCAGGACGGGCGAGTGCGAGCAATCACCTGCAAGATAATCCCCTGCCAATTTTTGCCACAGGCAGCGCGTCCGGAGAAAACGGACCCGGCCAGGCTCGACCAACTAGCTGCTGATTAAAGCGGATCCAGGGGATTGAATGATCTGGGTCACGACGTTCTCTTCCCCGTCTTTGACTTGAGTGACATTGCCTATCTCGGTTGCTCCATCCCCATCGTTCGGATGGCGTTGCTGGCCGCTTGCGAGGTGATGAAGCGAATAAACGAAGCAGCATCGCCGTGGTGCCCCCTGCTTGGAACAGCAGCCACGTATGTCGTGTAGTTCTGCAGATTTTCTCGCAACGGCCCCAGATACTGAATACCCGGCACACCGAGAAACTCGCTAACTTGCGCAAAGGCTAGATCCACCTGACCACTCGCTACCAACCGGGCCACTTCGGCGCCAGAGAGTGGGCGACTGAGCTTGGGCGCCACCAGATCGGA is drawn from Phreatobacter oligotrophus and contains these coding sequences:
- a CDS encoding ribbon-helix-helix domain-containing protein; its protein translation is MPPPNRRITLQSQIKKRSINLGGHKTSISMEDEFWEALRALARLNQESIQALMLRIDSEREGPNLSSALRLEVLKEARAGKLPEFSGN